In Candidatus Aegiribacteria sp., the DNA window GCGATCCGATCCCGATACGAAACCTTTTTCATACACCTTGATAATTGAAAACGAAGACGGCACATTATGGGAGACCAGAGACCCTTACAGCTTCCTTCCGCAGCTTGGAGAGCTTGATCTTCATCTGCTGGCAGAGGGAAATCACTACGAACTCTACAACAGGCTTGGAGCAAGGCTCTGGACAGCGGGAGACATAAAGGGCGTACTCTTCTCCGTATGGGCTCCCAGCGCCAGTTCTGTCAGTGTTATCGGCAGCTTCAACAACTGGGACAGAAGACGTCATCCCATGCGTTCAAGAGGATCGTCAGGAGTATGGGAGCTCTTCATACCAGACATTACACAGGGAGACATTTACAAATACTCGATCAGAACAGAATCGAGTGATATCATCGAAAAATCCGACCCTCTCGCGCTTGCCTCGGAGTACAGACCCAGAACAGCTTCTGTAGTAGCGGATATATCATCATTCACCTGGTCTGATGACGAATGGATGGAGAGTCGAAAAACATCCGATCCTCTCTCCTCTCCTCTTTCTATTTACGAACTGCATGCGCCATCCTGGAAAAAACCGCATGACTGGAGGGACTTCACTTCCTGGGATGATCTCGCGGAAAACCTGATCCCATGGGTTAAGGAACTCGGTTTCACGCATATTGAACTCCTACCGGTAATGGAACATCCATTTGACGGGTCATGGGGATATCAGACTGTTGGATATTTCACACCTACCAGCCGACTCGGAACACCGGAGGACTTCCAGCGTTTCGTCAACAGCTGTCATACAGCAGGTATTGGTGTCATTCTGGACTGGGCTCCCGCGCACTTCCCTTCTGACGCAACAGGTCTTGGATATTTCGATGGTACATGTCTTTACGAACACGAAGACCCGAAAAAAGGTTTTCATCCTGACTGGAATACACTCGTTTTCAATTACGACAGAAAAGAAGTTAAGAATTTCCTCGTGGCAAGCGGGCTTTTCTGGCTGGACAAGTATCATATAGACGGCCTCCGTGTGGACGCTGTGGCATCAATGCTCTACCTTGATTACTCTCGAAAAGAGGGTGAATGGATACCGAACCAGTACGGAGGAAGAGAAAATCTCGGTGC includes these proteins:
- the glgB gene encoding 1,4-alpha-glucan branching protein GlgB, whose product is MHPLGEDNDNRIEVRTFCPSAKDVQIRVENQKQAPMVKVHSDGLFVWRSDPDTKPFSYTLIIENEDGTLWETRDPYSFLPQLGELDLHLLAEGNHYELYNRLGARLWTAGDIKGVLFSVWAPSASSVSVIGSFNNWDRRRHPMRSRGSSGVWELFIPDITQGDIYKYSIRTESSDIIEKSDPLALASEYRPRTASVVADISSFTWSDDEWMESRKTSDPLSSPLSIYELHAPSWKKPHDWRDFTSWDDLAENLIPWVKELGFTHIELLPVMEHPFDGSWGYQTVGYFTPTSRLGTPEDFQRFVNSCHTAGIGVILDWAPAHFPSDATGLGYFDGTCLYEHEDPKKGFHPDWNTLVFNYDRKEVKNFLVASGLFWLDKYHIDGLRVDAVASMLYLDYSRKEGEWIPNQYGGRENLGAIEFMKTLNSIIHRDFPGAMAIAEESTAWPGVTTPVSEGGLGFTFKWNMGWMHDTLDFFQKEPVHRKHHIEKLTFSLLYAFSENYILPISHDEVVHGKASLLSKCPGDRWQKFANLRLLLSYQWAHPGKQLLFMGSEFGQWNEWNHDTELDWNLLKFKEHTGIKSLVKDLNLIISKDSAFYELDCSNEGFRWIDFNDAENTVISFLRRSMNGREVICVFNMTPVIRDNYWMGVPSGGTYAEILNTDADIYGGSGKGNLGSVESRPYERHGLPHSINITLPPLAALFLTLET